Proteins from one Cryptomeria japonica chromosome 4, Sugi_1.0, whole genome shotgun sequence genomic window:
- the LOC131061614 gene encoding LOW QUALITY PROTEIN: uncharacterized protein LOC131061614 (The sequence of the model RefSeq protein was modified relative to this genomic sequence to represent the inferred CDS: inserted 1 base in 1 codon; deleted 2 bases in 1 codon; substituted 1 base at 1 genomic stop codon), with translation MARWDDILMLPVQEPPTIVFSSSDLNWSKVEGWGQNVDNVARIPFSRVDDFVKGESLSIEYPTKFRVEARRKKTEYSSYKPRVDGYLEYILYWCCYGPDDHRKGGTSRPSRKCIKPSMKKSSAGPGXPHTKRGCMCHFIVKRLYAQPSVALIIYNQRKHVDKSGSPCHGPLDTKAIGTLAIYAPYISEELRQQIMSMLYAGISVESIIQNHKKSVERQGGPYNRDAFLSRRFVLTLERNIRRATHELDSDDALSMKLCVESHQNQVFYYQESSQTDAFILGVQTEWQLQQMLCFGKNSLIAVDSSCGTKKFKYPIYTLLAFDSNQTTIPIAWIIAGSLQSHDVYKWMGTLHDRVRAKDSTWRLNGFIIDDASIEISVIRDVFQCTILLCLWRVRHAWHRNIIKKCANAEMQREMLKRLGHIMYNTWSGSNVINAMEDFMEDFVDHSTFMEYFKARWMQRIEMWVTAMTILPVASQETCAAIEAYHSILKSRMSSAPDVSTYQRVDWLVHKLTHEVHAYFWVDQFLVENDLCGYARDENYVXTSWRKALLIADSDVIFNEKDHTAKVISQSDRTRTYIVWNPSSEFALCECSWSMSGNLCKHFIKTVMVCGDRQMARPSMALQTYHQALLSLLCGPPNGSVVLDNAISLAIGVHQDLKRQV, from the exons ATGGCAAGATGGGATGATATTCTGATGCTTCCTGTGCAAGAGCCACCCACCATTGTGTTTTCCTCATCCGACCTTAATTGGTCCAAGGTGGAAGGTTGGGGTCAGAATGTTGATAATGTAGCCCGCATCCCTTTCTCTAGAGTTGACGACTTTGTGAAGGGAGAATCCTTGAGTATTGAATATCCCACAAAGTTCCGTGTTGAGGCAAGGAGGAAAAAAACAGAATACAGTTCATATAAGCCAAGAGTAGATGGTTATCTGGAATATATCTT ATATTGGTGTTGCTATGGCCCTGATGATCACAGGAAAGGAGGAACATCACGACCGAGTAGAAAGTGTATTAAACCTTCAATGAAGAAAAGTAGTGCTGGCCCG GGGTGACCACATACAAAGAGAGGTTGCATGTGTCATTTTATTGTGAAACGTTTGTATGCTCAACCATCTGTTGCTCTTATTATATACAACCAACGGAAGCATGTTGATAAGTCTGGTTCTCCTTGCCATGGACCACTTGATACCAAGGCCATTGGAACACTGGCAATATATGCTCCTTACATCTCAGAAGAACTTCGACAACAGATAATGTCAATGCTATATGCTGGAATTTCTGTGGAGAGTATAATACAAAATCACAAAAAATCTGTGGAGAGGCAAGGTGGCCCCTACAATCGTGATGCCTTCCTCTCTCGCCGTTTTGTACTCACGTTAGAGAGGAACATTAGACGAGCTACACATGAATTGGACTCAGATGATGCATTGAGCATGAAATTGTGTGTTGAAAGTCATCAAAATCAGGTTTTTTACTACCAGGAATCCTCTCAGACTGATGCTTTCATCTTGGGAGTTCAAACAGAGTGGCAATTGCAGCAAATGCTATGTTTTGGAAAAAACAGTCTTATAGCTGTTGATTCCAGTTGTGGAACTAAGAAATTTAAG TATCCAATTTACACACTTCTTGCCTTTGATTCAAACCAAACTACAATTCCCATAGCATGGATCATTGCTGGGAGTTTACAAAGTCATGATGTTTACAAATGGATGGGAACACTTCATGACAGAGTTCGTGCAAAGGATTCTACATGGAGATTGAATGGCTTCATTATTGATGATGCATCAATAGAAATTTCTGTAATCAG GGATGTGTTTCAGTGCACAATTCTGTTGTGCCTTTGGCGTGTACGTCATGCATGGCATAGAAATATTATAAAGAAGTGTGCCAATGCTGAGATGCAGCGTGAGATGTTGAAGCGCCTTGGGCACATCATGTATAATACATGGAGCGGGTCAAATGTCATCAATGCCATGGAagattttatggaagattttgtAGACCATAGTACCTTCATGGAATACTTTAAAGCAAGGTGGATGCAAAGAATAg AGATGTGGGTGACTGCAATGACTATTCTACCTGTTGCAAGTCAGGAGACTTGTGCAGCTATTGAAGCATATCATTCTATACTAAAATCTAGGATGTCAAGTGCGCCAGATGTGAGCACATATCAACGAGTTGATTGGTTGGTACACAAATTGACTCATGAGGTGCATGCTTACTTTTGGGTTGATCAATTTTTAGTAGAAAATGATCTATGTGGATATGCCAGAGATGAAAATTATG CCACATCATGGCGCAAGGCACTCTTAATTGCAGATAGTGATGTTATTTTCAATGAGAAGGATCACACTGCAAAGGTTATTAGCCAAAGTGATCGGACAAGGACATACATTGTTTGGAATCCTAGTTCAGAGTTTGCTCTTTGTGAGTGTTCTTGGTCTATGTCAGGCAATCTCTGTAAACATTTTATTAAGACTGTTATGGTTTGTGGTGATCGTCAGATGGCTAGACCATCAATGGCTCTGCAGACATATCATCAAGCTTTGCTTAGCCTCTTGTGTGGTCCACCAAATGGATCAGTTGTTCTTGATAATGCTATCTCACTAGCCATTGGTGTGCACCAGGATCTTAAGCGACAGGTCTAA